Proteins encoded together in one candidate division WOR-3 bacterium window:
- a CDS encoding permease-like cell division protein FtsX has product MNALYLLKEAFRTINRNRQQFFLSGAVQAICLLLLSLFTLLTFNVMAVIQAASRRAEIYAFVSDEVAENPTPLEQRIARIAGVAEIHFVSREDALDDLRRDLGSDTSLLAAIGENPLPASIRIRLHPNYATVENVNATEQKLLLLPGVTEVWSGKELLAQLNRALNTAFLLDIILFTIVTVSLLFIVFQTVENSIFSRTQEIEIMELVGASRTAVWVPFLIQGALHGLLGGILSFGLTFLLYRIVSSFIPAPLFPIWLILSGNIFLGLLFGLGGSYLALTRIPSTLTATPSGSTRRIGRTAQIG; this is encoded by the coding sequence ATGAATGCCCTCTATTTGTTAAAAGAAGCATTTCGCACCATTAACCGGAACCGGCAACAATTCTTTTTGTCCGGTGCGGTCCAGGCGATATGTTTGCTTCTCCTTTCATTATTTACCCTGCTCACCTTTAATGTAATGGCTGTCATCCAAGCGGCAAGCAGACGCGCCGAAATATATGCCTTTGTCTCCGATGAAGTGGCGGAAAATCCAACGCCTCTTGAACAGCGTATCGCGCGTATCGCCGGGGTAGCCGAGATTCATTTCGTTTCCAGGGAAGATGCCTTAGACGATTTGCGCCGGGATTTAGGCTCCGACACTTCCTTGCTTGCCGCGATCGGCGAGAACCCTTTACCGGCTTCAATTCGAATCCGGCTTCATCCCAACTACGCCACCGTGGAAAATGTCAATGCTACTGAACAGAAACTGCTTCTCTTACCCGGTGTAACTGAGGTCTGGTCTGGTAAAGAGCTTCTTGCCCAGCTTAACCGTGCCCTGAATACCGCTTTCCTCTTGGATATTATCTTATTCACAATCGTAACCGTCTCGCTGCTATTCATCGTGTTCCAGACCGTTGAAAACTCAATCTTCAGTCGTACGCAGGAAATAGAAATAATGGAACTGGTCGGTGCCAGTCGAACTGCCGTCTGGGTTCCTTTTTTAATTCAAGGGGCGCTGCACGGCCTACTGGGTGGCATTTTGTCTTTCGGATTGACATTTCTTCTTTACCGTATCGTTTCCTCGTTCATACCGGCGCCGTTGTTTCCTATCTGGCTGATACTATCCGGCAACATCTTTCTCGGCTTATTATTCGGGTTAGGTGGGTCCTATCTTGCCCTCACCCGGATTCCTTCAACACTGACCGCGACTCCATCTGGTTCAACGCGACGAATCGGACGCACCGCGCAGATCGGATGA
- the ftsE gene encoding cell division ATP-binding protein FtsE → MSLENITIRTTPVIEVTNVFKYYQGDWPALTDINLTVYQGDFLFLLGATGAGKTTLLRLLYRQELPDEGEIKVLGYDIATMKTKEIPLLRRRLGIIFQDFRLLPERTVYENLEFVLRSINVQPDTIPARIQETLNQLGLIHKKNSYPYELSGGEQQKVAIARALVKSPDIILADEPTGNIDPKAADDILNILKDINYQGTTVLMATHDALLAERTKRRRITLDAGRIVRDEV, encoded by the coding sequence ATGTCTCTTGAAAATATCACCATTAGAACAACACCGGTGATTGAAGTTACCAATGTCTTTAAATATTACCAGGGCGACTGGCCCGCACTTACCGACATCAATCTTACAGTTTATCAGGGTGATTTCCTGTTTTTACTTGGTGCAACCGGTGCCGGAAAGACCACTTTACTGAGACTTCTCTATCGTCAGGAACTTCCCGACGAGGGAGAGATAAAAGTTTTGGGTTACGATATCGCAACAATGAAAACAAAAGAAATTCCCTTACTCCGGCGGCGATTAGGTATAATCTTTCAGGATTTCAGACTATTGCCGGAACGAACGGTCTATGAAAATTTAGAGTTCGTTTTGCGCTCAATCAATGTCCAACCCGACACCATTCCGGCACGAATTCAGGAAACATTAAACCAGCTGGGCCTTATTCATAAGAAAAACTCTTATCCCTATGAACTTTCCGGCGGCGAACAACAGAAAGTTGCCATCGCGCGGGCATTGGTGAAGTCGCCCGATATCATCCTCGCGGACGAGCCCACCGGTAATATCGACCCAAAGGCTGCGGACGATATCCTTAACATCCTCAAAGATATCAACTACCAGGGTACAACCGTGTTGATGGCAACTCACGACGCTTTGCTTGCCGAACGCACCAAGCGCCGACGTATTACGCTCGATGCCGGCAGAATTGTGCGGGACGAAGTTTAA
- a CDS encoding glycosyltransferase family 2 protein: protein MKLSVIIPVFNEEESITSLIEKVKNVPIDKEIIVVDDCSQDRTPELLRTIANIQVFTHSRNQGKGAAIRTGLKYAKGDVVIIQDADLEYDPTDYQRLLQPFADENIGAVFGSRFRGQGKFLRRSRWANILLTFFTSALFGGKITDMETCYKAIRRPLFGQLALKANKFDIEPEITAKLLRRRVRIAEVPIHYTARTRGKKIGWRDGFAALKTLIKWYVS from the coding sequence ATGAAACTTTCAGTAATAATTCCCGTGTTCAACGAAGAAGAATCGATAACCAGTTTAATAGAAAAGGTTAAGAATGTGCCCATTGACAAGGAAATTATCGTCGTTGACGACTGTTCGCAAGACCGCACCCCCGAACTGTTGCGCACTATTGCTAACATCCAGGTGTTTACTCATTCCCGCAACCAGGGCAAAGGCGCAGCAATCCGCACGGGATTAAAATATGCCAAAGGTGATGTCGTTATCATTCAAGATGCTGACCTTGAATACGACCCCACTGACTATCAGCGACTTCTGCAGCCCTTTGCCGACGAAAATATCGGGGCAGTTTTCGGTTCCCGTTTCCGGGGACAGGGAAAATTCCTGCGCCGCAGCCGGTGGGCAAACATCCTTCTGACTTTTTTTACAAGTGCCCTGTTTGGTGGTAAAATAACCGATATGGAAACCTGCTACAAAGCAATCCGACGCCCCTTGTTTGGGCAACTGGCACTGAAAGCAAATAAATTCGATATTGAACCGGAAATTACCGCAAAACTGTTGCGCCGGCGGGTTCGCATTGCGGAAGTGCCAATCCATTACACGGCAAGAACCCGCGGCAAAAAAATCGGCTGGCGCGATGGGTTCGCTGCCCTAAAAACCCTCATAAAGTGGTATGTCTCTTGA
- a CDS encoding Gfo/Idh/MocA family oxidoreductase, which produces MNIGLVGVGKWGKNYIRTLTTLNNSHLFITDANPEVRADLGNHPDVKIIRWDDMLADSKIKAVIIATPDNTHYQLALQALQQGKDVLVEKPMALTPDEADLMLKLSQERELILMVGHTALYTLEFEKLRERVACGRLGKIIRAETVRTAKGRADVDIFNDLLPHCLAMAIRLWGQPVAATTIEATTTHVVYHLNFAGDAPLTGTARWQQPPFIRRFTVLGSQETAVCNELTGNSLSFNELPLTRECQDFISCCRTRRPPLSDGALGVMVTRTISRLKTQVKPLDI; this is translated from the coding sequence ATGAATATCGGGCTTGTCGGCGTCGGCAAGTGGGGTAAAAATTACATCCGGACCCTCACAACATTAAACAACTCTCATCTTTTCATCACCGATGCCAATCCCGAGGTTCGGGCTGATCTTGGCAATCATCCTGATGTCAAAATCATCAGGTGGGATGATATGCTTGCCGATTCAAAGATAAAAGCGGTGATAATCGCCACCCCGGATAACACCCATTATCAACTCGCTCTTCAAGCGCTACAGCAGGGAAAAGATGTCCTGGTCGAAAAACCGATGGCATTGACGCCGGACGAGGCTGATTTGATGTTGAAACTGAGTCAAGAACGAGAGTTGATTTTAATGGTGGGACACACCGCCCTTTATACTTTAGAATTTGAGAAACTAAGAGAGCGGGTTGCTTGCGGCCGCCTGGGCAAAATTATCCGCGCCGAAACAGTCCGGACCGCAAAAGGCCGGGCAGATGTTGACATTTTCAATGACTTACTACCCCATTGTTTGGCAATGGCAATAAGACTTTGGGGTCAACCGGTTGCCGCTACCACGATAGAAGCGACCACGACCCATGTTGTCTATCACTTGAATTTTGCCGGCGACGCACCGCTTACCGGCACAGCGCGCTGGCAGCAACCGCCTTTTATCCGCCGTTTTACCGTTTTGGGGTCGCAGGAAACAGCAGTCTGTAACGAGTTAACAGGAAACAGCCTAAGTTTCAATGAACTGCCACTCACCCGTGAGTGCCAGGACTTTATCTCCTGTTGCCGCACCCGTCGCCCGCCGTTGAGTGATGGCGCGCTGGGTGTAATGGTTACCCGGACAATTTCGCGGTTAAAAACACAAGTGAAACCGCTGGATATTTAA